Proteins from a genomic interval of Papaver somniferum cultivar HN1 chromosome 4, ASM357369v1, whole genome shotgun sequence:
- the LOC113272169 gene encoding uncharacterized protein LOC113272169, which produces MKKRRFLSEIAILRGYWDGVPWCIGGDFNETRVMQERKGCRRISNYMKLFDDLCNDLELVDLPLSGANYTWSRRPNKKSRIDRFLFSLDWEEHFPNLNLKRHARPFSDHFPIELCSIVTDWGACPFWFQLAWLKDTNIIPLMKELWESFFFVGSTSACFSKKLNALKEKLKVWLC; this is translated from the coding sequence ATGAAAAAAAGAAGGTTCTTGTCGGAGATAGCTATCTTACGTGGTTATTGGGACGGTGTTCCTTGGTGTATAGGTGGAGACTTTAATGAAACTAGAGTTATGCAAGAAAGAAAGGGTTGTCGTAGAATTTCAAACTATATGAAACTTTTTGATGACCTTTGTAATGATCTTGAGCTTGTGGATTTGCCTCTTTCCGGAGCAAATTATACTTGGAGTAGACGACCAAATAAGAAGAGTAGAATTGACCGCTTTCTATTCTCCTTAGATTGGGAGGAGCACTTTCCAAATCTCAATTTAAAGCGACATGCAAGACCTTTTTCAGATCACTTTCCTATTGAGTTGTGCTCTATTGTAACGGATTGGGGAGCTTGTCCTTTCTGGTTTCAATTAGCTTGGCTTAAAGATACTAACATAATTCCTTTGATGAAAGAATTGTGGGAATCTTTCTTTTTTGTAGGTTCCACGAGTGCATGTTTTTCAAAGAAGTTAAATGCattgaaagagaaattgaaggtgtGGTTGTGTTGA